Part of the Cloacibacterium caeni genome is shown below.
CAATATTGCAAGAGTAGAATTGAAAAACGGTGGTTTAAAAATCTTAAACTTAACTCGTTCTTCAGTAGAATCTACCAAAATGGCTGTTGCCGAACAACTGAAATCTGTTTTTGAACTGGCAGGAATGCAAGTTGAGTTTTCTGGATCATACCCAGGTTGGAAACCAAAACCAGGTGCAGAAATCATTAAAATCATGACAGAAATTTATGAAAAGGACTTCGGAGCAAAACCTCACGTTGTTGCTTGTCATGCTGGTTTAGAATGCGGAATTATTGGAGCGAATTATCCAAAAATGGAAATGGTAAGTTTCGGGCCTACGATTAGAGGAGCGCATTCTCCAGACGAAAGAGCGAATATTCCATCTGCTCAAAAATTCTGGAAATATTTACAAGAAATTTTGAAAAATATTCCTGTAAAGAATTAAATATCAAATAATTACCCATAAAAAAGACGCAACTAAGTTGCGTCTTTTTATTTTTGATGAACAAGTCCTAACTTGTCTCTACTTTATTTTTTCAATTTCCTTATTCATAAGGAGCCAATTCTACTTCTAACCCTTCTAAATCTTCTGTGATGTGAATTTGACAACCTAATCTAGAATTTTCTTTCACATTATAAGCTTCAGAAAGCATTGCTTCTTCTTCATCTGATTTTTCAGGAAGCGGAGTGTCACTTTTTACATAGCATTGACAAGAAGCGCACATTGCCATTCCTCCACAAACGCCAATTGTTCCTTCTTCTGCTAATTCATAGAGTTTCACGATTTCCATCAAGTTCATTGCCATGTCTGTAGGCGCTGCCACTTCATGGGTAACTCCGTTTCTATCTGTAATTTTTATATTTACGTCTAATGCCATTAATTCAAAATTTAAAATTCAAGATTCAAGTTTTTTACTTGAATCTTTTCACTTGGCTCTTAATCTATCTTCTTCACTACTGCTTTTTCAGCTTCTTTTCTGGTTCCATCAAAACCATCTACTCCACTTACTGTGGTATATTTCAAGACATATTTTCTGCCAGGATTCATTCTATTGTAGACACTTTGACACATCAAAGTTGCTTCGTGGAAACCACACAAAATTAATTTTAATTTTCCTGGATAAGTATTCACGTCGCCAATTGCATAAACGCCTTCAATATTGGTTTGATAATCCAAAGCGTTATTTACCACAATCGCATTTTTCTCAATTTCTAATCCCCAATTCGCAATATCACCTAATTTAGGAGTTAATCCAAATAGCGGAATAAAATAATCGGTTGCTAAATCGTAAACTTCACCTTCTTTATCTACTGTAATAGCTTCTATATGACCATCACCTTTTAGACCAATTACTTCTGCTGGCGTGATTAAGTTAATTTTACCTGCGTTTTTAAGTTCTTGTACTTTTTCTACAGAGTCAAGAGCACCTCTAAACTCATTTCTACGGTGAATAAGCGTAACAGATTTTGCCACATTAGACAAGAAAATACTCCAGTCCAGTGCAGAATCACCACCACCAGCAATTACAATATTTTTATCTCTGAAATGTTCAGGATTTTTCACAAAATATTCTACTCCTTTTTCTTCGTAGTCTGCGATATTGTCAATCAACGGTTTTCTCGGCTCGAAAGTTCCTAAACCACCAGCAATTGCCACAGCTTTTGCACGGTGAACGGTACCTTTATTGGTAATCACTTCGAACGTCCCATCTTCTAATTTATTAAGAGTAGTTGCAGTTTCTGCCAAAGTAAAACCAGGCTCAAACTGTTTAATTTGTTCCATTAAATTATCTACCAATTCCCCTGCTAACACTGATGGATAACCAGGAATATCAAAAATTGGTTTCTTAGGATAAAGTTCTGCCAATTGCCCGCCTGGTTGTGGCAATGCATCTATGATGTGACATTTAATTTTAAGTAAACCTGCCTCAAAAACAGCAAAAAGACCGGTTGGTCCGGCTCCGATAATCAATAAATCTGTATTTATCATTTATATATTTTTTATTGTAAATTTGAATTACGAATAAAAACTTTTCATTTTTTGCAAATATAGCAAATTTTGTGGTTTGGCCTATGTAACTTTTATGACATTTGTCACAACTGATTATGCTTAAAATTGCCACTTTAAAATTTTGGCAAAGAATTTGCGAAGAAATAAATATTTAAAAATCGATTATGAAAAAAATCTTCAATTTTATATTTTTATTAATTTCAATCACTGTTTTTTCACAAATTGACAATATTAAAAGTGGTGAAAAACTCTCGTATAGATTACATTATGGTTTCTTAAATGCAGGAACAGCTACATTGACCACCAACCAAATTACTTATAAAGGAAAACCTCATTACAGAGTGACAGGAGTTGGGAGAAGTACAGGTACAGTAAGAGCTTTCTTCAAAGTAGATGACATCTATGAAAGTTACATCAATATCGCTACTGGATTGCCAAGTTATTATGTAAGAAACGTTTCGGAAGGTGGTTACAGAAGACATTATGAAACCGAATTTAACCATGATAATCAATCACTTACACTCACCAATAAACTAGACCAAACTTCTAAAAATTTTAAAACCATGAGAGGAATTCAAGATATGCTTTCTTCTTTTTACAACCTTAGAAGCATGGACAAATCTAAATTTAAAGTAGGAAGTAATATTAAAATGAACGTTTGGATTGATGACGAATCCTATCCTTTTATGCTAAAAGTGGTGGCCGCAGAAAATAAAACGACCAAATTTGGTAATATTTCTTGTCTTAAAATCAAACCTTACGTAATGAGTGGTAGAATTTTTAAATCTCAAGAAGGCGTTACGATGTGGGTAACCAATGACGAAAACCACGTTCCCGTAGAAATTAGAGCAGAACTTTTAGTAGGTTCTCTCAAAGCAAGTTTAGACGGTTATGCCAACGTAAAATATCCTTTGAATTTTTCTAAATAAAATTTCTTGAAATATAAAATCCGACAATTTTTGTCGGATTTTTTTGTACTTAATGTAATAAAACTAAAAGATTAGTTGTTCTAATTGAAACAAATGAAAATATTTTGCAACTAATTTCTTTAAATAAAAAATACATGAAAGTTCAAATCATCATCTTATTCACTTTTCTTTTTGTCGGTTTTTCCTCGGCACAAGAAGAAAAAACCGAAAACATTACCCGGAAAACCATTAACGCGGTAAGAGTAGAAAAAGCGCCAAAGATTGATGGAATTTTAGATGATGAAATTTGGAAAAACGCACCTATTGCTAATGATTTTATAGAACTAAGACCTAATAATGGCAAAGCTGAAAATCCTGATTTCAAAACAGAAGTAAAAGTCGCTTATGACGATACCGGGATTTATGTTTCTGCGATGATGTATGACAAAGAACCTTCTAAAATTGGGAAAGAACTCACCGAAAGAGACAATATAGGAAATGATGATTTTTTTGTACTTTTTATTAATGGATACAATGATAAACAGCAGAGTTTGGAGTTCTTTGTAACTGCGGCAGGTGTACAAGCAGATAGCAAAATTACCAATCAAAATGGTGAAGATTTTTCGTGGAACGGAATTTGGTATTCTGGCGTGAAAATTTTAGAAAACGGTTGGTCTGTTGAGATGAAAATCCCTTATTTCGAGATGAGATTTCCTAAAAGCGAGAGACAACAATGGGGAATTAATTTTTTCCGACAAGTTAATCGATTGCAAACCGCTTATACATGGAATCATGTGAATAATCAAAAAGGAAGCTTCTTATTATATGACGGAATTCTAAACGGCGTAGAAAATATACAAACGCCTACCAGATTGTCATTCCTCCCCTATTTTTCGAGTTATGTAAATTATTATGACGGAAAAACCACTACCAACATCAACGGCGGAATGGATGTAAAATACGGAATTAATGACGCTTTTACACTAGACACCACTTTGATTCCAGATTTTGGACAAACCAATTTTGATGCTACCGTTCTAAATTTAGGACCATTTGAACAACAATTCAGCGAACAGCGTTCGTTTTTCAATGAAGGAACAGAACTTTTCAATAAAGGAAACCTATTTTATTCCAGAAGAATTGGTGGTTTCCCAAGTAAGTTTCCTCAACTTGCAGCCGATGAAGAATTTGCAGAAAATCCAGAAAAAGTAAAACTTTTTAACGCTACTAAAATTTCTGGAAGAACAAAAAAAGGCTTAGGAATTGGATTTTTCAATGCCATTACCGAAAAAACAGAAGCTTCCATCAGAAATATCAACACTGGCGAAATCAGAAAAGAAGTAACAGAACCTTTGGCGAATTACAATGTCTTTGTTTTAGACCAAAGATTTCGTGAAAATTCTTCGGTTTCCCTCATCAATACAAGTGTGATGAGAAGCGGAGATTTCAGAGATGCCAATGCAACTGGAGTTTTCCTAGACTTAACCAATAAGAAAAATACATTTTCGGTATTCGGTTCCACAGAAGGAAGTTGGGTTTTCGAAAATCAAAAACAAAAATTCGGTTTTGAAGGAAATGCTGGTTATAACCAAATTATTAAAGGGCATCAATTCGGCGCAGAAGTTTTCTTGAGAGATAAAAATTATGACATTAACGACCTTGGATTTACTGGACAAACCAATTATGTGAATTATAGCGCGAATTATAATTACCGTTATTTGCAACCAAAAGGCAATATCAATCAATTGAATTACAGCCTTAAAGTAAATAATAACAGAAGGTTAGAAACTGATTTATTTGCAGATTTCGTGATTCACCAAAATTTACAAATTACCAATAAAAAGTTTTTTAATTTCGGAGGTGGATTGATGGTAAAACCACTTGGAACCAATGATATTTACGAACCGAGAACCTTCGGAAAATATCTTTTCATTCCGGCAATGTATAATCCATGGGTTTTTGCCAATACAGATGAAAGAAAAAAATTCAAAATCGGTGGTTATGTAGAATTTTATAAATACAATGAAGACAAGAGAATTACGTACATGTCAGAAATCAATACCCGATATCGATTTAATGACCATTTCTCTATTTTCCACACTTTAAATTATGCTAATTTCAATAATGAAACAGGATTTGTAGGAAAAGACGACACGAATATTTTCATTGGCAGAAGATTAAGAAATTCTGTAGAAAATAGCGTTTCTTCTCAATATACTTTTAATGAAAAAATGGCGATTAATCTTACTTTCCGTCATTATTTTTCTGAAGTTGCTTACAGACAATTTTACACGTTAAAAGATAATGGAGAACTTAATCCAGACACTAGTTTCGCAGAAAACAAAGACGGAACTTTTAATTCATGGAATCTGGATTTACGTTACAGTTGGTGGTTTGCGCCAGGTTCACAGCTGACTTTACTGTACAGAAATCAAGCTCAGAATTTCTTAGATGTAGCCAGATTAAGCATGAGAGATAATTTCGACCGATTGTTTAATGAACCTATGATTAACAATCTTTCGCTCAGAATTACTTATTTCTTAGATTACAACAGAGCAAAAAATTGGTTCAAAAAATCTTAAAAATAAAAAAGCGTTCAAAAAATTTTGAACGCTTTCTTTTTATCATTTCTGAAAATTTCAATAATAAATTCTAATTTATAAATGCCCGAATTGCTCTAGCATTCTCTTATCATTTTCGAAGAACATTCTGATGTCTCCCAATTGATAAAGCAACATTACGATTCTCTCGATTCCCATTCCGAATGCGTAACCAGAGTATTTATCCGCATCGATATTTACATTTTTAAGAACAGCAGGATCTACCATTCCACAACCCATAATTTCTAACCAACCGGTTCCTTTGGTAATTCTGTAATCGGTTTCAGAATTCAATCCCCAATAAACATCTACTTCTGCACTTGGCTCTGTAAAAGGGAAATAAGAAGGTCTCATTCTGATTTTTGATTTCCCAAAAAGTTCTGTAGTGAAAAACTGTAAAGTTTGTTTCAAATCTGCAAAACTCACGTTTTCATCAATGTATAAACCTTCTATTTGGTGGAAAATACAGTGTGAACGAGAAGAAATAGCTTCGTTTCTGAAAACTCTTCCCGGAGAAAGAATTCTAATTGGCGGCTGATTTTCTTCCATGTGACGAATTTGCACCGAAGAAGTATGCGTTCTTAATAAAACATCTGGATTTTGCTCTATGAAGAATGTATCTTGCATATCTCTTGCAGGATGATATTCTGGTAAATTAAGCGCAGTAAAGTTGTGCCAATCATCTTCTATTTCTGGTCCATCAGAAACTGCAAAACCAATAGATTTAAAAATCTCAATAATTCTGCCTTTCACTAAATTAATAGGATGACGAGAACCCAATTCCAACGGAAAAGCAGGTTTCGTAAGGTCTTCTTTTTCGATAATAATTTGGCTAGAAGTAGCTTCTTTCAGTTCTTCTAACTTAGTATTCACGGCTTGTTTGAGTGTATTGATTTTTTGACCAAATTCTTTTTTCTGTTCATTCGGAACTTCTTTAAATTTTTCGAAAAAATCATTTAAAATTCCCTTTTTCCCATTGAATTTGATACGAAATTGTTCAATTTCGTCTTTGTTAGTAGAAGTAAAACCTTGCACTTCTTTCAATAACTCATCTATCTTATCTAACATTGGTTTGCTTTATAGAATTGCAAAAATACGGATTTTAATTTTTAACCACAAAAACCAGCACAGAATAATCCCGAACTTAATTCATAAAAAAGAACTCACAAAACTGCGAGTTCCTATTTTTTTCACTTGGTTATTTTTACTTGGCTCTTGAGAATTACTTGCTTTCTAAAGCTTTTACCAAAATCTGAAGATTAATTTCTTTGTTCAGCAAACCATTTTCCAGAGGAAGCTCAAATTTTAACCCGAAATCTTCTCTATTGATATCTGTTGGTTCACTTGCAATGCTTACATTTCCTTCTGCAACCGTTACATTTGCTTTAAACTGAACTGGTTTTGTGATGCCTTTAATCGTAAGATTTCCTTCTAAAAGCGTGTTATAATCTCCAGCTGCATTTTCGGTTACTTTGGTAATTTCATAAGAAGCGGTAGGAAATTTTTCTACCTCGAAGAAATCTCCACTTTTCAGATGACCTTCTAATTTAGCTTTCATTTCTTGGTCATCTTTTAAATCTATATTTTCTAGTGTGGTAATATCTGCCACAAATTTCCCTGATTGCAGTTTACCATCTTTTACGGTAACATCTCCACTTTCAAATTTTATAGAACCGAAATGTGTGGTTTGATCCGACTTTAGCACTTTATAACCTTTCCACTCTATTCTACTGTTCATGGTGTCTACTTTGTAGAGTACACCATCAGTTTCGGCTAAAACTTCATTGGCTTCGCTAGTTACAGGTTTATCTTTTCCACAAGAAATCACTAAAAAAGAGAGCGCTAAAATCCCCAAAACTCTATATAAATTCTTTTTCATTTTTAACTGTTTTTTATCATTTTACTTCTGCTAAAGTAAGAAATTTCTCTTCAAATTTTCAAAAATTCTTTTATTATGCTTATTTTTGTATATGCTTTTGAATGTTAGAAACTTATATTTCGGTTACAAACCCGGAACTTTACTTTTCAGAAATATCAATCTTTCTGTAGAAAAAGGTAAAATTATTGCTTTGGCTGGCGAATCTGGCTGTGGAAAATCTACTCTTCTTAATATTGTTTACGGATTGCTGAATTGGCAAAGCGGAGAAATTTATCTGGAAGAAGAAAGACTTTTCGGACCGAAAGGAAACATTGTCCCAGGCGAACTCGGCATGAAGTTGGTTTCTCAGAATTATGATTTAATGCCCTATCTTACTGTGGCCGAAAATATTGGGAAATTTATTTCTAACACCAATCTTTCAGAGAAAAAGCAAAAAATTCAGGAGCTTTTACAAGTAGTTGGACTAGAAGATTACGCGCATGTTTTGCCAAAAAATTTAAGTGGCGGTCAGCAACAGCGAGTTGCGATTGCGAGAGCGCTTTCTGTAATGCCAAAACTGCTTTTATTAGATGAACCTTTCAGTAATTTAGATTATTCCAGAAAAATGGAATTGAGAGAACGTTTGTTTAATTATGCTAAAGAACATGAACTTTCTGTGATGATTTCTACTCACGAAATTCAAGAAATTCTTCCTTGGACTGACCAAATCATTGTTTTACAAGAAGGAAGATTGATTCAAAATGACAATGCTGAAGAAACTTTCAGAAATCCTTATAATGCTTATGTAGCAAAACTTTTGGGCGAAGTAAACACCATTTCCGAAGAAGAAAAATCGGTACTCAACGTTTCTAAAAATTATTTCTTCCCGCATCAAGTAAAACTCACCGAAAATGGTTTAGATGCTCAAATTGTAGAGAGCAGATTTGCGGGAAACCATTATTGGAACAAGATTTTGGTTCATAATATTCCGCTTGTTATGTATTCAGAAAACAAATTGGAGGGAAATATTAAGATTGAGGTTAAGGATTAGGTAAAGGTAAAGGTAAAGGTAAAGGTAAAGGTAAAGGTTGAGTTTAAAATTCATCGTTTAGAACATCCAACTAAAATTTCATTTTATTTCTAGAAAATTTATTAATTTTGTCTTCCCTGAAAAACGTAAGGAAATTTTTGGTTAATTCTCTTTCTGCCTTGATGGACTGAAATTAGATTCGTTTCGTGCGAACAATCAAAGTCTTAGAAAAGAACCCTGCCAAATCTTTCCTTTTTTTTTTAGAAATTGTGCTAATTTCCTCGAATTATACAAATTTTGCCAAATCAGTAATTTGAGTAACTCGAGAAAATTTGTGCAAATTAAAAAGTACTTAAGCTTTTTTCACAAATTCAGACTTCAATGCCATTGCTCCGAAACCATCTATTTTACAATCGATATTGTGATCAGAACCTGGTCTTAATCTAATATTTTTCACCTTAGTTCCTGCTTTTACAGGTTTTGGTGCTCCTTTTACTGGCAAATCTTTAATAACTACCACAGAATCACCATTTTGCAATTCATTTCCGTTGCTATCGAAAATTTTATCTTCTGCACCTACTTCTGCAGGATCAAACTCATGGAAACATTGGCTGCAAACCAAAAGATTGTCTTGTTCGTAGGTAAATTCGCTTCCACATTTTGGGCAATGCATTAATTCACTCATTTTTTAATTTTTTGCAAATTTATGTTTTTCTCACAGAAAACACAGAATTGCACAGAAATTTGTTAATTTTAGTGAAAATTAAAATTATGAAATATTTATTTTGGCTTTTAGCTATTTTTACCATTATTTCTTGTGATCCAGGTTATGCTTATTATGTTAGTAATAATACAGAAAAAGATATTTATGTAATCACAAAACCTCCAATAAAAGTATATGATAAAAATATTTATTGTAGAGAACTAGATTCTGCTATTATTAAACCTAAAGAAACATTTAGAATATTTGGGAGTATTGGTTATGGTGGCGGTGAAGATAGTTTTCCTTTTCATCAAATAATTATTAATAAAGAGAATGATTCAATCGTTTTAAAAGATAAAAGTGAAATAAATAAAATATTTAATCAAAATAGAAAGAAAAAAATTTTTTCAGCTACCTATACTTTATATGTTAATTAAAACTATTTCTTCAAATAGATTTTTCACTTCGCTTTGCTAGGTTCAGAATGAAAGCGTTCCAAAAAACCTTTATAAAAACTACTATACTCATTTGTTTGAACTTCCAGCAAAAAATTCCGTATTTTTGCAGAAATTTTAGGTTTAAAATCTAAAATTCATAATTTAATATTCGTATGCAACTTATCCACAGAAATCTACTCATCGGTATTCACGATGCACTACAAGAAACTTTTTTCGAAAAAAATAAATACGCAGATAAAGTCATAGAAAGACTTTTGAAGGCTCATAAAAAATGGGGAAGCGAAGACAGAAAGGTAGTTTCTGAAATTTTCTACAACATTATCCGTTGGAAAAAACGCCTAGAATATTACATTGGAGAAGGCGCAAAACCTAATAACATTTACAGACTTATCCTAGCTTATTTGCTTTGGAGCGAAACAGAATATAAAAAATTCGAAGAGTTTCAAGGAATAAAAGTTGCGGATATTATTACCAAATTAAAGAAAGGAACCGTTCCTACTAAAGCTTTTGAACATTCTATCCCAGATTGGTTGGTAGAAACTTTAGAAAAAGAACTCGGTGAAAACTGGGAAAAAGAAATGATTGCGCTTAATGAACAAGCGCCAACTATTTTACGTGCCAATTCTTTGAAAACCTCAACAAAACACTTAATCGAAGAACTAAAACACGAAAATGTAGAAAGTTTTCAAGTTCCAGGCTTCGAAAACGCGGTACAGTTGGAAGAAAAGAAAAATGTGTTCTTAACTTCAGCTTTTAAAGATGGTCTTTTTGAAGTACAAGATGCTGGCTCACAGAAAATTGGAGAATTTCTAGATGTAAAACCTGGAATGCGTGTAGTAGATGCTTGTGCAGGAGCTGGAGGAAAAACGCTTCACCTTGCTGCTTTGATGGAAAACAAAGGTCAAATCATTGCCATGGATATTCACGGTTGGAAATTAGCCGAACTGAAACGTAGAGCAAAAAGAGCGGGAGCTCACAATATAGAAACCAGAGAAATTACAGATAATAAAGTCATCAAAAGATTACACGAAAAGGCAGACAGACTTTTGATAGACGCGCCATGTTCTGGTTTAGGCGTTTTAAAAAGAAACCCAGATTCTAAATGGAAAATTGACCAAGATTTTATCGATAGAATTAGAAAAGAGCAAGAAACCATTCTTCAAGATTATTCTAAAATCATTAAAAAAGGTGGAAAAATGGTTTACGCCACTTGTTCTATCTTGCCAAGTGAAAACAATGAACAGGTAGAAAATTTCTTGAAAAACAATCCTGATTTCAAATTAGTAAAAGAAGAAAAAGTAATGCCAAGTACAGGTTTTGACGGATTTTATATGGCTCTGATTGAAAGAGTTTAAATAAATTCACAATATAACTTTTAAAGCAACCGTGAATAAAGGTTGCTTTTTTTATTTTTTCAACTTAAAAAAATTCGCATCCTTGTTTCAAAACAATCGTTTAAATTAAAAATATTTCTAAAATAAAGTTAATTAGTTGAAATTATTAACCAATTTTAATCTTTTATTTTTATTTATAAACTTTAAATCTATTTTTGCATACGAAACATAAACATTTAATCAACTTTAAAATATTTATTTAAGATATGTGCGGAATTGTATGCTTGTTTGATGCGAAACAAAAAACAGACGCTCTGCGTCCTCAGATATTAGAAATGTCTAAAAAAATTAGACACCGCGGTCCAGATTGGAGCGGAATTTTCCAATCAGAAAAAACCGTTTTCTCTCACGAAAGACTAGCAATCGTAGACCCAACTTCTGGGAAACAACCTCTATTTACCAAAGACGGAAAAGTAGTTCTTGCTGTGAATGGCGAAATCTACAACCACCAAGAACTCAGAAAAGAATTCCCTGATTATGAATTCCTTACTCAGTCTGATTGTGAAGTTATCTTGGCACTTTATAGAAAATACGGCAAAGATTTCATCGAAAAACTCAACGGGATTTTTGCATTTTCACTTTATGACATTGAAAATGACATTTATTTAATCGCAAGAGATCACATGGGAATTTGTCCGCTTTATCAAGGTTGGGACAAACACGGAAACTATTATGTAGCTTCTGAACTGAAAGCTTTAGAAGGCGTTTGCAATAAAATTGAGACTTTTTTACCTGGGCATTTTGTATACAGCAAAGACGGTCAAGAACTTCAACAGTGGTACAAAAGAGATTGGGAAGATTTTGAAAACGTAAAAGATAACGAAACCAGCATTGCTGCCATTAGAAAAGGTTTAGAAGATGCGGTACACAGACAAATGATGAGTGATGTTCCTTATGGAGTTTTACTTTCTGGAGGTTTAGATTCTTCTATTATTTCTGCAATTGCAGCAAAATATGCAAAAAAAAGAATCGAAAGTGGAGACGAACAAGAAGCTTGGTACCCTAGATTACACAGTTTTGCAGTAGGTTTAGAAGGTTCACCAGATTTAGCGGCTGCTCAAAAAGCAGCAGAACATATTGGTTCTGTTCACCACGAAATTCACTTTACCGTTCAAGAAGGTTTAGACGCGGTAAAAGATGTAATTTATCACCTCGAAACATATGATGTAACCACAGTAAGAGCTTC
Proteins encoded:
- a CDS encoding 2Fe-2S iron-sulfur cluster-binding protein, with amino-acid sequence MALDVNIKITDRNGVTHEVAAPTDMAMNLMEIVKLYELAEEGTIGVCGGMAMCASCQCYVKSDTPLPEKSDEEEAMLSEAYNVKENSRLGCQIHITEDLEGLEVELAPYE
- a CDS encoding YceI family protein translates to MKKNLYRVLGILALSFLVISCGKDKPVTSEANEVLAETDGVLYKVDTMNSRIEWKGYKVLKSDQTTHFGSIKFESGDVTVKDGKLQSGKFVADITTLENIDLKDDQEMKAKLEGHLKSGDFFEVEKFPTASYEITKVTENAAGDYNTLLEGNLTIKGITKPVQFKANVTVAEGNVSIASEPTDINREDFGLKFELPLENGLLNKEINLQILVKALESK
- a CDS encoding NAD(P)/FAD-dependent oxidoreductase, which encodes MINTDLLIIGAGPTGLFAVFEAGLLKIKCHIIDALPQPGGQLAELYPKKPIFDIPGYPSVLAGELVDNLMEQIKQFEPGFTLAETATTLNKLEDGTFEVITNKGTVHRAKAVAIAGGLGTFEPRKPLIDNIADYEEKGVEYFVKNPEHFRDKNIVIAGGGDSALDWSIFLSNVAKSVTLIHRRNEFRGALDSVEKVQELKNAGKINLITPAEVIGLKGDGHIEAITVDKEGEVYDLATDYFIPLFGLTPKLGDIANWGLEIEKNAIVVNNALDYQTNIEGVYAIGDVNTYPGKLKLILCGFHEATLMCQSVYNRMNPGRKYVLKYTTVSGVDGFDGTRKEAEKAVVKKID
- the pheS gene encoding phenylalanine--tRNA ligase subunit alpha — encoded protein: MLDKIDELLKEVQGFTSTNKDEIEQFRIKFNGKKGILNDFFEKFKEVPNEQKKEFGQKINTLKQAVNTKLEELKEATSSQIIIEKEDLTKPAFPLELGSRHPINLVKGRIIEIFKSIGFAVSDGPEIEDDWHNFTALNLPEYHPARDMQDTFFIEQNPDVLLRTHTSSVQIRHMEENQPPIRILSPGRVFRNEAISSRSHCIFHQIEGLYIDENVSFADLKQTLQFFTTELFGKSKIRMRPSYFPFTEPSAEVDVYWGLNSETDYRITKGTGWLEIMGCGMVDPAVLKNVNIDADKYSGYAFGMGIERIVMLLYQLGDIRMFFENDKRMLEQFGHL
- a CDS encoding sulfate/molybdate ABC transporter ATP-binding protein, with protein sequence MLLNVRNLYFGYKPGTLLFRNINLSVEKGKIIALAGESGCGKSTLLNIVYGLLNWQSGEIYLEEERLFGPKGNIVPGELGMKLVSQNYDLMPYLTVAENIGKFISNTNLSEKKQKIQELLQVVGLEDYAHVLPKNLSGGQQQRVAIARALSVMPKLLLLDEPFSNLDYSRKMELRERLFNYAKEHELSVMISTHEIQEILPWTDQIIVLQEGRLIQNDNAEETFRNPYNAYVAKLLGEVNTISEEEKSVLNVSKNYFFPHQVKLTENGLDAQIVESRFAGNHYWNKILVHNIPLVMYSENKLEGNIKIEVKD
- a CDS encoding zinc ribbon domain-containing protein YjdM produces the protein MSELMHCPKCGSEFTYEQDNLLVCSQCFHEFDPAEVGAEDKIFDSNGNELQNGDSVVVIKDLPVKGAPKPVKAGTKVKNIRLRPGSDHNIDCKIDGFGAMALKSEFVKKA
- a CDS encoding DUF5916 domain-containing protein, which produces MKVQIIILFTFLFVGFSSAQEEKTENITRKTINAVRVEKAPKIDGILDDEIWKNAPIANDFIELRPNNGKAENPDFKTEVKVAYDDTGIYVSAMMYDKEPSKIGKELTERDNIGNDDFFVLFINGYNDKQQSLEFFVTAAGVQADSKITNQNGEDFSWNGIWYSGVKILENGWSVEMKIPYFEMRFPKSERQQWGINFFRQVNRLQTAYTWNHVNNQKGSFLLYDGILNGVENIQTPTRLSFLPYFSSYVNYYDGKTTTNINGGMDVKYGINDAFTLDTTLIPDFGQTNFDATVLNLGPFEQQFSEQRSFFNEGTELFNKGNLFYSRRIGGFPSKFPQLAADEEFAENPEKVKLFNATKISGRTKKGLGIGFFNAITEKTEASIRNINTGEIRKEVTEPLANYNVFVLDQRFRENSSVSLINTSVMRSGDFRDANATGVFLDLTNKKNTFSVFGSTEGSWVFENQKQKFGFEGNAGYNQIIKGHQFGAEVFLRDKNYDINDLGFTGQTNYVNYSANYNYRYLQPKGNINQLNYSLKVNNNRRLETDLFADFVIHQNLQITNKKFFNFGGGLMVKPLGTNDIYEPRTFGKYLFIPAMYNPWVFANTDERKKFKIGGYVEFYKYNEDKRITYMSEINTRYRFNDHFSIFHTLNYANFNNETGFVGKDDTNIFIGRRLRNSVENSVSSQYTFNEKMAINLTFRHYFSEVAYRQFYTLKDNGELNPDTSFAENKDGTFNSWNLDLRYSWWFAPGSQLTLLYRNQAQNFLDVARLSMRDNFDRLFNEPMINNLSLRITYFLDYNRAKNWFKKS
- a CDS encoding DUF3108 domain-containing protein is translated as MKKIFNFIFLLISITVFSQIDNIKSGEKLSYRLHYGFLNAGTATLTTNQITYKGKPHYRVTGVGRSTGTVRAFFKVDDIYESYINIATGLPSYYVRNVSEGGYRRHYETEFNHDNQSLTLTNKLDQTSKNFKTMRGIQDMLSSFYNLRSMDKSKFKVGSNIKMNVWIDDESYPFMLKVVAAENKTTKFGNISCLKIKPYVMSGRIFKSQEGVTMWVTNDENHVPVEIRAELLVGSLKASLDGYANVKYPLNFSK
- a CDS encoding RsmB/NOP family class I SAM-dependent RNA methyltransferase — encoded protein: MQLIHRNLLIGIHDALQETFFEKNKYADKVIERLLKAHKKWGSEDRKVVSEIFYNIIRWKKRLEYYIGEGAKPNNIYRLILAYLLWSETEYKKFEEFQGIKVADIITKLKKGTVPTKAFEHSIPDWLVETLEKELGENWEKEMIALNEQAPTILRANSLKTSTKHLIEELKHENVESFQVPGFENAVQLEEKKNVFLTSAFKDGLFEVQDAGSQKIGEFLDVKPGMRVVDACAGAGGKTLHLAALMENKGQIIAMDIHGWKLAELKRRAKRAGAHNIETREITDNKVIKRLHEKADRLLIDAPCSGLGVLKRNPDSKWKIDQDFIDRIRKEQETILQDYSKIIKKGGKMVYATCSILPSENNEQVENFLKNNPDFKLVKEEKVMPSTGFDGFYMALIERV